From one Pseudomonas fluorescens genomic stretch:
- the sdhD gene encoding succinate dehydrogenase, hydrophobic membrane anchor protein, which yields MVTNVTNLSRSGLYDWMAQRVSAVVLAAYFIFLIGYLVAHPGIEFAQWHALFSNNAMRIFSLLALVALGAHAWVGMWTIATDYLTPMALGKSATAVRFLFQAVCGVAMFAYFVWGVQILWGI from the coding sequence ATGGTAACCAACGTCACGAACCTCTCGCGTTCGGGCCTCTATGACTGGATGGCGCAGCGCGTTTCTGCGGTCGTTCTCGCGGCTTATTTCATTTTCCTGATCGGATACCTGGTCGCGCACCCGGGCATCGAGTTTGCCCAGTGGCACGCTCTGTTCTCCAACAACGCGATGCGTATCTTCAGTCTGCTGGCCCTTGTAGCCCTGGGCGCTCACGCCTGGGTCGGCATGTGGACCATTGCCACCGACTACCTGACGCCGATGGCGCTGGGCAAGTCGGCGACTGCCGTACGTTTCCTGTTCCAGGCGGTATGTGGTGTCGCGATGTTCGCGTACTTCGTCTGGGGTGTGCAGATTCTCTGGGGTATCTGA
- the sdhC gene encoding succinate dehydrogenase, cytochrome b556 subunit, whose protein sequence is MKKAVKSQRPVNLDLRTIKLPITGVTSFLHRVSGIILFLGLGFMLYALGKSLGSEEGFAEVKACLTSPLAKFVAWGLLSALLYHLVAGVRHLIMDMGIGETLEGGRLGSKIIIAVSVVVIVLAGVWIW, encoded by the coding sequence GTGAAAAAAGCCGTGAAAAGCCAACGACCTGTAAACCTAGACCTAAGGACCATCAAACTCCCCATTACCGGCGTTACGTCATTTCTTCACCGTGTTTCCGGCATCATCCTCTTCCTGGGCCTTGGCTTCATGCTTTATGCATTGGGCAAATCCCTGGGTTCGGAGGAAGGTTTCGCCGAGGTGAAGGCATGCTTGACCAGTCCGCTGGCCAAGTTCGTGGCATGGGGCCTCCTGTCCGCCTTGCTGTATCACTTGGTAGCCGGTGTGCGCCACTTGATCATGGACATGGGCATCGGTGAAACGCTGGAAGGCGGCCGACTGGGCTCGAAAATTATCATCGCCGTCTCCGTGGTGGTGATCGTGCTGGCAGGAGTTTGGATATGGTAA
- the gltA gene encoding citrate synthase has product MADKKAQLVIEGAAPVELPILTGTVGPDVIDVRGLGATGHFTFDPGFMATASCESKITYIDGDKGILLHRGYPIEQLAEKSDYLETCYLLLNGELPNAEQKAQFVSTVKNHTMVHEQLKSFFNGFRRDAHPMAVMCGVVGALSAFYHDSLDINNPQHREISAVRLVAKMPTLAAMVYKYSMGQPMMYPRNDLSYAENFLHMMFNTPCEIKPISPVLAKAMDRIFILHADHEQNASTSTVRLAGSSGANPFACIAAGIAALWGPAHGGANEAVLTMLDEIGDVSNIDKFIAKAKDKNDPFKLMGFGHRVYKNRDPRATVMKQTCDEVLRELGIKNDPQLELAMRLEEIALTDPYFIERSLYPNVDFYSGIILKAIGIPTSMFTVIFALARTVGWISHWKEMLSSPYKIGRPRQLYTGYESRDIVKLEDRK; this is encoded by the coding sequence ATGGCTGACAAAAAAGCGCAGTTGGTCATCGAGGGCGCAGCCCCCGTCGAGCTGCCCATTTTAACCGGCACCGTTGGTCCCGATGTTATCGACGTTAGAGGGTTGGGGGCCACGGGTCACTTCACTTTCGACCCTGGTTTCATGGCGACCGCATCCTGCGAGTCGAAGATCACTTATATCGACGGCGACAAGGGTATCCTGCTGCACCGCGGCTACCCGATCGAGCAACTGGCCGAAAAATCCGACTACCTAGAGACCTGCTACCTGCTGCTCAACGGCGAACTGCCGAATGCCGAGCAGAAGGCCCAGTTCGTCAGCACCGTAAAGAACCACACCATGGTGCACGAGCAGTTGAAGTCCTTCTTCAACGGCTTCCGCCGCGACGCCCACCCGATGGCCGTCATGTGTGGCGTGGTTGGCGCCCTGTCGGCGTTCTATCACGACTCGCTGGACATCAATAACCCGCAGCACCGCGAAATCTCTGCGGTCCGCCTGGTCGCCAAGATGCCGACCCTGGCGGCGATGGTGTACAAGTACTCCATGGGCCAGCCCATGATGTACCCGCGCAACGACCTGTCGTACGCGGAAAACTTCCTGCACATGATGTTCAACACCCCGTGCGAGATCAAACCGATCAGCCCGGTACTGGCCAAGGCAATGGACCGGATCTTCATCCTCCACGCCGACCACGAGCAGAACGCATCGACCTCGACCGTCCGTCTGGCCGGCTCTTCAGGTGCCAACCCGTTCGCCTGTATCGCCGCCGGTATCGCTGCACTGTGGGGCCCTGCCCACGGCGGTGCCAACGAAGCGGTACTGACCATGCTCGATGAAATCGGCGATGTCTCGAACATCGACAAATTCATCGCCAAGGCCAAGGACAAGAACGATCCGTTCAAGCTGATGGGCTTCGGTCACCGCGTTTACAAAAACCGCGACCCGCGCGCCACCGTGATGAAACAGACCTGCGACGAAGTCCTGCGCGAGCTGGGCATCAAGAACGACCCGCAGCTGGAACTGGCCATGCGCCTGGAAGAGATCGCCCTGACCGATCCTTACTTCATCGAGCGCTCGCTGTACCCGAACGTCGACTTCTACTCGGGGATCATCCTCAAGGCGATCGGCATTCCAACCAGCATGTTCACCGTGATCTTCGCCCTGGCGCGGACCGTTGGCTGGATTTCGCACTGGAAAGAAATGCTCTCCAGCCCGTACAAGATTGGCCGCCCTCGCCAGCTGTACACCGGCTACGAGTCGCGCGACATCGTCAAGCTGGAAGACCGCAAGTAA
- a CDS encoding START domain-containing protein — MGSFKQVALVLGLGAVLMPLAHAEDWKQAKNEDGIKVELSEVAGSDYKAYRGVTFIKAPLAKVRALQEDVAGACAWIHECKSQRLLKAEGDQSWTYTQFNTPWPVTARDSVLHVTTTEAADGSLTRKLEGVPKYLPDEKGFVRVAKVDGFWKLQPKDGGTEVTYQVHTEPGGSVPSMVANKFVVDAPFNTLKALKAKAEKP; from the coding sequence ATGGGATCGTTTAAGCAAGTGGCACTGGTGTTGGGTCTGGGTGCGGTGCTGATGCCGCTGGCTCACGCCGAAGACTGGAAGCAAGCCAAGAACGAAGACGGGATCAAGGTCGAGCTCAGTGAGGTTGCCGGTTCCGATTACAAGGCCTATCGCGGCGTAACCTTTATCAAGGCGCCGCTGGCGAAGGTCAGGGCCCTGCAGGAGGACGTTGCCGGCGCCTGTGCCTGGATTCACGAGTGCAAGTCGCAAAGGCTGCTGAAAGCCGAAGGCGACCAGAGCTGGACCTACACCCAGTTCAACACCCCGTGGCCGGTTACCGCGCGCGATTCGGTCCTGCATGTCACCACCACCGAGGCCGCCGATGGCAGCCTGACCCGCAAGCTTGAAGGTGTGCCGAAGTACCTGCCAGACGAGAAGGGCTTTGTCCGTGTGGCCAAGGTCGACGGTTTCTGGAAGTTGCAACCAAAAGACGGCGGCACCGAGGTGACGTACCAGGTGCACACCGAGCCGGGCGGCAGCGTGCCGTCGATGGTGGCGAACAAGTTTGTGGTGGATGCGCCGTTCAATACCTTGAAGGCGTTGAAGGCGAAGGCCGAGAAGCCGTAA
- a CDS encoding YkgJ family cysteine cluster protein: MNCREGCGACCIAPSISSPIPGMPKGKPAGERCLHLSLANLCGLFGKPERPAVCGGFRAEADICGNDRDEAIRILGWLEQMTAA, from the coding sequence ATGAACTGCCGTGAAGGTTGTGGCGCCTGTTGCATTGCGCCCTCCATCAGCTCGCCGATACCGGGGATGCCCAAGGGCAAGCCAGCCGGTGAGCGCTGCCTGCACCTGTCGCTTGCCAATCTCTGTGGCTTGTTCGGCAAGCCCGAGCGTCCGGCGGTGTGCGGTGGTTTCAGGGCGGAGGCTGATATCTGCGGCAACGACCGCGATGAGGCGATCAGGATTCTGGGGTGGCTGGAGCAAATGACGGCAGCTTGA
- a CDS encoding PLP-dependent aminotransferase family protein codes for MTNLLLYQRIAQQLAEDIRRGVYQPGERVPSVRKMSSQLNVSHATVLQAYANLEDQGLIRARPQSGYYVHQTPALTAQTPDIARVERPGLVTRSSIIQQVLTEARRDGVFPFGAAVPHVDYLPVRALHQQLAKVTRFHSPRAFSYMFSPGFEPLRRQIAIRMRDAGVVVDPSEVVVTHGCVDALQMSLRVLTRPGDLIAAESPTYYGLLQLADLLGLKVIEIPSDPSTGISLEALQLAANQWSIKALVLTARLSNPLGGTIPEDRQKQLLRLASDFDIQIIEDDIYGELMFEQGKTKALKAFDRLGRVIYCSSFSKTLSPGVRIGWMVAGKYQAEIQRLQTFTTHSACSVTQMGVASYLENGGYDRHLRYIRQEYRKNLSAYQLAVQQHFPDGTQMTRPTGGFILWVSLPGRVNTQELHVRALQQGISIAPGLIFSNTEQFNHCIRLNCGIPWNREAERAVMTLGMLASQLCQESASGAFF; via the coding sequence ATGACCAACCTGTTGCTCTACCAGCGCATCGCCCAGCAACTGGCCGAAGATATTCGCCGCGGTGTGTATCAGCCAGGTGAGCGTGTGCCGTCGGTGCGCAAGATGAGCTCGCAGCTCAATGTCAGTCATGCCACCGTGCTGCAGGCCTATGCCAACCTCGAAGACCAGGGCCTGATCCGCGCGCGGCCGCAGTCCGGCTACTATGTGCACCAGACGCCAGCACTGACTGCGCAGACCCCGGACATCGCCCGGGTCGAGCGCCCCGGCCTGGTCACGCGCAGCAGTATCATCCAGCAGGTACTGACCGAAGCCCGGCGCGACGGGGTGTTCCCCTTTGGCGCGGCGGTGCCCCATGTCGATTATTTGCCGGTGCGCGCGCTCCACCAGCAGTTGGCCAAGGTCACCCGTTTTCATAGCCCGCGGGCCTTCAGCTACATGTTCAGCCCGGGTTTCGAGCCATTGCGCCGGCAGATCGCCATTCGCATGCGCGATGCCGGCGTGGTGGTCGACCCCAGTGAAGTGGTGGTGACCCATGGCTGTGTCGATGCCCTGCAGATGTCGCTGCGGGTGCTGACCCGGCCGGGCGACCTGATCGCCGCCGAGTCGCCGACCTACTACGGCTTGCTGCAACTGGCCGACCTGCTCGGGCTGAAAGTGATCGAAATCCCCAGTGATCCGTCCACCGGCATCAGCCTCGAAGCGCTGCAACTGGCGGCCAACCAGTGGTCGATCAAGGCGCTGGTACTGACTGCGCGCCTGAGCAATCCGCTGGGCGGCACTATTCCCGAGGACCGCCAGAAGCAGCTGTTGCGCCTGGCCTCGGACTTTGACATCCAGATCATCGAAGACGATATCTATGGCGAGCTGATGTTCGAGCAGGGCAAGACCAAGGCGCTCAAGGCCTTTGATCGGCTGGGGCGGGTGATTTATTGCTCGAGCTTTTCCAAGACCCTGTCGCCTGGTGTGCGCATCGGCTGGATGGTCGCTGGCAAATACCAGGCTGAAATCCAGCGCCTGCAAACGTTCACCACCCATTCGGCCTGCAGCGTCACGCAGATGGGGGTGGCGTCCTACCTGGAGAACGGCGGTTACGACCGGCATCTGCGCTACATCCGTCAGGAATACCGGAAAAACCTCAGCGCCTACCAGCTGGCCGTGCAGCAGCACTTCCCGGACGGTACGCAGATGACCCGGCCCACCGGCGGTTTCATCCTCTGGGTCAGCCTGCCGGGGCGGGTCAATACCCAGGAGTTGCATGTGCGCGCCTTGCAGCAGGGCATCAGTATTGCCCCTGGGCTGATCTTCAGTAATACCGAGCAGTTCAACCACTGCATTCGCCTGAACTGCGGCATCCCGTGGAACCGTGAGGCGGAGCGGGCAGTGATGACCCTGGGTATGCTGGCCAGCCAGTTGTGCCAGGAGTCGGCCTCGGGCGCGTTTTTCTAG
- a CDS encoding OmpA family protein, with the protein MSSIKPLAALLLLGVVGLQGCASQRSETALDEATAKFQTVKDDSDVLRSAPRDVIRAGESLARAERLSSYFGTGADVRHYAYLSQRYSDIAREHSNLLLNQERLAKLELERQRLQLALREAKLASVQQQGKWLEAQIVSLATEQSDRGLVMTLGDVLFDTGHAELKNSASRTVLKLVQFLQLNPKRVVRIEGYTDSTGAPEDNLKLSRDRAQAVADMLIDLGVDEKRIQVEGYGDQYPVEANASERGRAQNRRVEIVFSDEKGKLGAAR; encoded by the coding sequence GTGAGTTCGATCAAACCTTTGGCGGCACTGTTGTTGCTCGGCGTGGTTGGCCTGCAGGGCTGCGCCAGCCAGCGTAGCGAGACGGCGCTGGATGAAGCCACGGCCAAGTTCCAGACGGTCAAGGACGACTCCGACGTCTTGCGCAGCGCACCGCGTGACGTGATTCGTGCCGGTGAGTCCCTGGCCCGCGCCGAGCGTCTGTCCAGTTACTTCGGTACCGGCGCCGATGTGCGCCATTACGCCTACCTGAGCCAGCGCTACAGCGACATTGCCCGCGAGCACAGCAACCTGCTGCTCAATCAGGAGCGCCTGGCCAAACTCGAGCTCGAGCGTCAGCGCCTGCAACTGGCCCTGCGCGAAGCCAAGCTCGCCAGTGTGCAGCAGCAGGGCAAGTGGCTTGAGGCGCAGATTGTCAGCCTGGCCACCGAGCAAAGCGACCGCGGCCTGGTCATGACCCTGGGCGACGTGCTGTTCGATACCGGGCATGCGGAGCTGAAGAACTCGGCCAGCCGCACCGTGCTCAAGCTGGTGCAGTTCCTGCAACTTAACCCTAAGCGCGTCGTGCGTATCGAGGGTTATACCGACAGCACCGGTGCGCCTGAAGACAACCTCAAGCTGTCCCGCGATCGGGCTCAGGCGGTGGCGGACATGTTGATCGATCTGGGTGTCGATGAAAAACGCATCCAGGTCGAAGGGTACGGCGACCAGTATCCGGTCGAGGCTAACGCCTCGGAGCGGGGCAGGGCGCAGAACCGTCGGGTCGAGATCGTCTTCTCCGACGAGAAGGGCAAGCTTGGCGCGGCGCGCTGA